In a genomic window of Thiovulum sp. ES:
- a CDS encoding 6,7-dimethyl-8-ribityllumazine synthase (PFAM: 6,7-dimethyl-8-ribityllumazine synthase~TIGRFAM: 6,7-dimethyl-8-ribityllumazine synthase) encodes MKKIEGKFSVDNSKKVAIISSRFNHIITDRLVEGAEDTYVRFGGDTENLDLILVPGAFELPMALNRVLNEKKYDAVCCLGAVIRGSTPHFDYVSAEATKGIASVSLKHNIPVSFGLLTTDNLEQAIERAGSKAGNKGGEAMSGLIEMMNLYTELEK; translated from the coding sequence ATGAAAAAGATTGAAGGAAAATTTAGTGTTGATAATAGCAAAAAAGTTGCAATTATTAGCAGTCGGTTTAATCATATTATTACAGATAGACTTGTAGAGGGTGCTGAAGACACTTATGTTAGATTTGGTGGAGATACTGAAAATTTGGACTTAATTCTTGTTCCAGGTGCATTTGAATTACCGATGGCATTAAATCGAGTTTTGAATGAGAAAAAATATGATGCGGTTTGCTGTCTTGGTGCGGTAATTCGAGGTTCGACTCCACATTTTGACTATGTTTCCGCTGAAGCGACAAAAGGAATTGCCAGTGTTTCACTCAAACACAATATTCCTGTTTCATTTGGACTTTTGACAACTGACAATCTTGAACAAGCAATTGAGAGAGCGGGTAGCAAAGCAGGAAACAAGGGTGGAGAAGCGATGAGCGGATTAATTGAAATGATGAATTTATACACAGAATTGGAAAAATAG